ACTGCCCTGAACTATCGGGAAGAGCGACTGTTGGTAGCCATATTTTGGTGTGGTTTTCTCAAAATGGTCAATGCAGCGATCTAACCAGCGGTGGGTCATTTCCATGGATTTCCGGGCATAATCATACTCGCACGGCCAGGGCGTGCATTCGTCGAAAGCCATCATGATGTCAGCGCCGATGGTTCGCTGCACGTCCATGACGCTTTCAGGAGTAAACATGTGTTTTGAGCCGTCAATATGCGAGCGGAAATGTGCTCCTTCTTCGGTGATTTTTCGTTGTGCTGATAAAGAAAAAACCTGGTAACCGCCGCTGTCCGTCAATATTGGCTTGCTCCAGCCATTGAACCTGTGCAGTCCGCCGGCCTTTTCGATCACCTCCACACCCGGCCTGAGGTAAAGATGATAGGTATTCCCCAGAATGATCTCAGCGCCGGCATCATCACTCACATCCCTGAAATGAATGGCCTTCACCGTTCCTGCGGTGCCCACAGGCATAAAAATCGGTGTGTGAATGGTTCCATGGTCGGTCTGTATGATTCCTGCGCGGGCAGAACTTTGGTTGTCAGTCGCTTGAAGCTTAAATTCCATCAGTGTAAAAGTAAATAAAAACAGGTGGCAAAGATAGGGTTTTTGATCAGGGGTGGCTCGAAATAAGGATTTGGGTTACTCCTTGTTTTTTGTATCAATAACGATAGTAACCGGCCCGTCGTTTACCAGAGAAACCAGCATGTAAGCGCCAAACTCGCCGGTTTGAGAGGGTCTCCCCAAATCCCTCTCAAGTTGGATTTTGAATCTTTCGTAAAGCGGGATAGCGATTTCGGGGCGGGCTGCCTTGATGTAGGAAGGACGGTTTCCCTTTTTGGTGCTGGCGTGCAGTGTAAACTGGCTGATGAGCAATATTTCGCCATTGACCTCGCAAACCGAACGGTTCATCACCCCGTCGTCATCGTTAAAAATCCTGAGTCGCGAAATTTTCCCGCTCAGCCATTCGATGTCCGCATCATCATCGGCCTCCTCAATTCCCAAAAGAACCAAAAGACCCTGGCCGATTTTACCGGTAATTTTGTCTTCAATTTTAACTGATGCCTGTGTAACCCGCTGAATGACTGCCCTCATAGTTCGAATTTTAAGATAATTTACAGCGGCAAACTTAACAAATATTACCTTTGCCAAAAACAGAAATGATGACACGATTAAGCGTAAACATCAATAAAATAGCCACTTTGCGCAATGCCCGCGGTGGCAATATGCCGGATGTAATCAAAGCGGCCATGGATTGCGAGCGTTTTGGCGCCCAGGGAATCACCGTTCACCCACGCCCCGACGAGCGGCACATCCGCCGGCAGGATGTATTCGACCTGCGTCCGGTGGTGAAAACTGAATTTAATATCGAAGGCTATCCATCAAAAGAGTTTATCGACATGGTAATTCGTGCCAAACCCGAACAGGTTACGCTGGTTCCCGATCCACCGAATGTCCTGACTTCAAATGCCGGCTGGGACACCATCAAAAATGAAAGTTTCCTGATTGAGGTGATCGGGGAATTTCACCGGCACAAGATCAGAACCTCGATTTTTATCGAAACCGATGCACGGATGATCGAAAATGCAGCTAAAACTGGCACCGACAGGGTGGAACTTTACACGGAGAGCTATGCAACCAATTTTCCAAAAAACAGGGAAGAAGCCGTAAAACCTTTTGTTGAGGCCGCCAAAGTAGCTGCATCAGTGGGTTTGGGGTTAAATGCCGGCCATGATCTTAGTCTGGTAAACCTGAAGTATTTTGCCCGGAATATCCCCAATCTCCTCGAAGTTTCCATCGGCCATGCCCTCATCTGCGATGCGCTTTATTTAGGCCTGGAAAATACGATCCAGCTTTATCTTAATCAACTCAGGTAGTTGGTATCAAATGCTCGAATTGTCTTTTTAATCCTATGTGAATTCTATGTTTTCTATCTTTCTATGTGTTTCAAAATTCATAAAACTTCAATCCTTTCCAGTAGTAAAAGTCAGGTTAAAAAAACTTTCCAAACTGTACTTTGTTTAATAGACTGTCAAACGGATGTGATTTGTGTGAATCATGCAGTTGGCAAGGTAAAGGAGTTAATTCAAAAAAATGAGAATCAGATTAGTATCAGAGGTAAACAGGCCATTTGATTGGGTTTCGGGTCATTTCGACAAGGAGCTGTTTGTGTTTTTACTGCCTCCGCCGTTTGTTGCCCGTTTGATTCGGTATGACGGGTCTGACCCCGGAAACCTTGTTCATATCCGTTTTCTGCTTCCCTGGCGCTCCGACTGGATCAGTAAAATCATCAGTTCTAAGCGCAACACTGAAGCTTTTGAGTTTGTTGATATTGGCGAGAAGTTGCCTTTTGGTTTGAAAACCTGGAAGCATCAACACATAGTGAAGAAGCTGAATGAAAAGCAGTCGCAAATCATTGATGATATGAGTTTTTCGACCTGTTGCAAGATTTTTGATCTGCTCATTTATCCGGTACTTTACCTGGCCTTTTCCCCCCGTAAACAGCTATATAAAAGGTATTTTGAAAAAACTGAAGCACCATGAAAACAGCAAAAATATTAGCAATAACCGGGACGCTGGTCATGTGTTGCACACTGGTCTGGGGCTTTATTTACGGCGATTTCTGGTCCGAAGGCAGTGTGCTCACTTCCCTGGTCTGGGGGCGCGTCAGCCTGATTGACGTTTATGTCGGTTTCTCGATTGTTGGCGCCTGGGCTGCTTTCCGGGAGGTAAATTTTTGGAGATCAATAGCGTGGATTCTTGGATTTTTTATCCTGGGAAATTTTCTGGCCTGCCTTTACATCTGGATT
This is a stretch of genomic DNA from Bacteroidales bacterium. It encodes these proteins:
- a CDS encoding pyridoxine 5'-phosphate synthase, whose product is MTRLSVNINKIATLRNARGGNMPDVIKAAMDCERFGAQGITVHPRPDERHIRRQDVFDLRPVVKTEFNIEGYPSKEFIDMVIRAKPEQVTLVPDPPNVLTSNAGWDTIKNESFLIEVIGEFHRHKIRTSIFIETDARMIENAAKTGTDRVELYTESYATNFPKNREEAVKPFVEAAKVAASVGLGLNAGHDLSLVNLKYFARNIPNLLEVSIGHALICDALYLGLENTIQLYLNQLR
- the tgt gene encoding tRNA guanosine(34) transglycosylase Tgt, whose protein sequence is MEFKLQATDNQSSARAGIIQTDHGTIHTPIFMPVGTAGTVKAIHFRDVSDDAGAEIILGNTYHLYLRPGVEVIEKAGGLHRFNGWSKPILTDSGGYQVFSLSAQRKITEEGAHFRSHIDGSKHMFTPESVMDVQRTIGADIMMAFDECTPWPCEYDYARKSMEMTHRWLDRCIDHFEKTTPKYGYQQSLFPIVQGSTFADLRKRSAEFVASKNAEGNAIGGLSVGEPAEMMYEMTDLVCKILPVDRPRYLMGVGTPVNILESIALGIDMFDCVMPTRNGRNAMLFTSEGIMNMKNEKWKSDFSPIDPNGTSFVDSAYSKAFLRHLFASNEYLAPMIASLHNVAFYLWLVKTAREKILEGSFLEWKTMMIPKLSNRL
- a CDS encoding D-tyrosyl-tRNA(Tyr) deacylase — its product is MRAVIQRVTQASVKIEDKITGKIGQGLLVLLGIEEADDDADIEWLSGKISRLRIFNDDDGVMNRSVCEVNGEILLISQFTLHASTKKGNRPSYIKAARPEIAIPLYERFKIQLERDLGRPSQTGEFGAYMLVSLVNDGPVTIVIDTKNKE
- a CDS encoding DUF1475 family protein: MKTAKILAITGTLVMCCTLVWGFIYGDFWSEGSVLTSLVWGRVSLIDVYVGFSIVGAWAAFREVNFWRSIAWILGFFILGNFLACLYIWIQLERSGGSWTKFWFGNRTITN